The Microcystis panniformis FACHB-1757 region GCTAATTGGGCGCGTTCGTGCCAAGTTTGCGCCGCTTTTTCCTGTTGTTGTCGTTGGCGCTCGGTGCGTTTCTGGGTAGCGACGGCTGCCGCCAGGGCTTGTCGCATTTGGATCAATTCCCCTTCCATCTCCAAGATCGCCTTTTCCAGCAGTTTTTCTGGATCTTGATTTTCCTGAATCAGACTATTGACTTGGGCGCGAATTGCTTGGCCCATGCGCTCAAACAAACCCATTACCGTCCTCCCGATACCAACCCTAATAGTTTACCGAAGTGCCGCTCCTATCAATAATGATAGAACTAGGGACGGGGGACTGGGAGGGATCGGCTGTTTCTGGGGGTGCCGGACTACTGGGAGAGGGAGAAGGGGATACTTGTAATTCTGGCGGTAACTGTTTCATTAACTCCGTGGCATCCTGTCGGTTTTGATTAGCCAGACGACGGGCTTTTTCCCGTTGAAAAAAGGGTAAATTAGCGGGTGATTCTTCTCTTTGACGCAATTCCTCTAACATTCGTTCGTTAATTATCGCGGTCGAGGGGGCGGGGTTGACTTGGGGCGGTGGCGGTGGTGGTGCGGAAACTAGGGAAGATGCTGGAGGGGTACTGGGGTCCGGGGGGCGACGGGTAAAGATTGCTTGATCTTACTGACGGGTAATTGATGGGCCGGCATTGGGGATGGTGGCGGATTCGGGGGTAAGAGGGCATTAGTCAGATTGATAGCGGTGGGGGGACTCTGAACCACTGGTGGGGCGGGAATGTTAGTTATCGGGCTAGTTTTAACCGGAGGAGCGGGAATATTAACGATCGGACTGGTTTGAGGAGTTTTCTGTACTGGACGAGCGATCGCTATCAATCGCTCGAGGTGGCGGGAGTTATTTGGGTGCTGCTCGCGGGGGAATTCTCAGCTTTGCTCGGGGTGGGGGTGGTGCTGGTTAACCATTGATTGAGACTGAGGAGACTATTAGCAATTAAAAAGATCACCATTGCCCGGATGCCCCAAGGGGTAAAAAAGACATCTTTAGCTGGGGGATAGACGTTAATGACAGCAGCTTCTAGGTATTCTGGTTCCTGAGCGGGATCGATGGCTGAACTGGGTTGATGGACGATCGAGAGAGGCAAATCTTGGGAGGATGGGGATCGATCGGATTTCATGAGGGTATTAAAGGTTATGCTGAAAAGTTAGCAGGTTTTTTCGTCCTAGTCTAACGTGGTACTCTCTAGATTTTCCAGATGTCTTTACATTCTCTTGACAAAATTTTGGCGGCTATTACTCAACAGGCGGGTTGGGAAGAATATCGCCACTATGAGCAAGTGCTGCAATTATGGCCAAAAATTATTAATCCCCGTCTGCTGGAGCAAACCCGGCCTTTTTCCCTCAATCGCGGGGTTTTATCGGTGGCTACCAGTAGCGCCACTTTAGCACAGGAATTGTCTTTACAACGCTATAGCTTATTAAAACGGCTTAATAGTCAGTTAGAGACTCCCCTGAGCGATATCCGCTTTTCTGCTGCCCGTTGGCAGCAAGATAGTCAGTTAATTCCTCTAGAAGCGATCGCACCTAAATCCCTGAGAGATCATCCTAGTTATGTCACCCCGGAAAAACCGCCAGAAAATCCCCAGCAACCGGACAGTTTAGAGAGTTGGAGCCAGAAAATACTTCAGAGAAATCGAGCCTGGCCGATTTGTCCTCGTTGTCAGTCTCCCAGTCCCCCCGGAGAGCTTGAGCGTTGGCAATGTTGTGCTTTTTGTTTTGCCCAGTCGGGCGGAGTAAAAGATTCAATTTTTTTATAGTCTTGTGGAAAGAGTGCTTTTGAGTCGGGAATCAATAGGACTATCTTTTCTGTCTTAATTGAACCTGTATTCATCAATTCTATTCGGCTAAGGCTTGATCCCCGGTTTGTTATCGGCGATACTAGAGCCGATAACCGCGGCCACAACTGAGTTAAACTCCTCTGTTTTGAGACAGTGCTGCTTTTTGCAAAGTAACTGTTAAAAGATTCTAAAAATAAAATTTTTTTTGGGGATCACTAAAAACTATATGGCGTATCAGTCCTAGCTATGCTAGTCAGGAAAATACCCTTGGCACGGGGTAGGACAATATTACACAGAGCGAAAAGAGAGTCATCCCTTGAGTTCCTTATAATCATCTTCCTTTTAAAGCCAACCCATGCAAGCCGCAAACTTTCTTACTTCTTCCTGTCGATACTGCCGATACTATCAAACCCAAGGTCGGCGCGGTGGCACTTGTCAACAACTAGATGTTCCCGTCGAAGCTCATTGGAAAGCCTGCGCTCTAGCGATGCCTCCTTTTGGCACTGAATGGCAACAACTCAATCGGGTGGTTAGTTTAGAACAGTCTCTAGAATTAACCTGTGCAGTGTCGCCCACTCCCGTGGTGGTTTCCCCTAGTCGTCATGCTCCCCGACAACCGATCGCAGTTTAGAGTGTCTAGGTCCTAAACAGGAGCAAAAAATTGGCGTTGCCCATTAAAAATATGAATTCACCCTCCCACATCTTTCAGGGCGCTATTTTTGAGATAATAGATGAGTTGATTGCTAAGATAAAGCTGGGAAAAGCAGAATTGCTGTAGAAAGTATTCAGGAGTTGAGAGTTGGGGTTTTAGGGTTTTGGGGTATTAGTTGAAATTCCCCTATCTCCCCACACCCCATACCCCACACCCCACACCCCGCACCCCACTTCCCTATAATTAATGTCGCCAGAATGCCCCTGATGACTTCTCCTCGTCCCCTAAAAATTGGTATAGTTGGCACAGGGTTCGCCGCTCAACGTCGCGCTGAAAGCTTGCAAGCAGACGATCGCGCCCAGCTTCTGTATTTTAGCGGTAATAGTCCCGAATCAATCGCTAATTTCTCGCAAAAATACCAAATTTCTGCCCTAGATTCGGCAATAAGCCTGGCCAGTCATCCTGATCTCGATCTGATTGTCATTGCCAACGTTAATCAGGCCCATGCCTCGATCGCCCGTACTGCCTTAAAATCTGGTAAGCACGTTATCGTCGAGTATCCTCTGGCTTTTCACCCGGCAGCGGCAGCAGAATTAATCACCCTAGCCGAAACCGAGAACAAATTACTGCACGTCGAACATATTGAACTTTTGGGGGGACTGCATCAAACCCAACAGCAGTATTTAGACAGCCTCGGCAATATCCACCTAGCCCGTTATACCACAATCGCCCCCGGCAGACCAGCACCCCGGCGCTGGACATTTCATCGGGATTTATTCGGTTTTCCTTTAATTGCTGCTCTTTCTCGTATCCATCGCTTTACTAATTTATTTGGGGAAGTGGAGTCCGTATCCTGTCATTGTCGTTATTGGAATGTCCCAGAATCCAATTATTTTCTGGCCTGTTTGTGTGAGGCGCAGTTATTATTTAAAAATGGCTTAATTGCCGAAGTTACCTACGGCAAAGGGGAAGTTTTTTGGCAAAATGAGCGAACTTTCACTATTCATGGTGAGGGGGGCAGCTTAATTTTTGAAGGGGAAACAGGGCAGTTAATTAATAGTGAAGGTAGCCAAGCTTTAGAAGTGGAAACCCGTCGTGGTCTTTTTGCTAAAGATACCGCCATGGTGCTAGATTATCTGTTCGATCGGGTTCCTCTTTATGTTACTCCCCAAGCCAGTCTTTATGCCCTAGAAGTGGCCTATGCTGCCTATCAATCTTCTTTGTCGGGAAAAACAGTTTTTCTCGGGGCCAATTAAACCGACTTAGACTTTTTGAATTAACTTTCTGCCTAGTAAACCCTGGGGACGAACTAACAACATAATAAAGAGAATAGCAAAAGCGATCGCTTCTCGATAACCGGAATATTCTGCGGGAACAAAAGCTTCGGCAATACCCAATAATAAACCACCGATTACCGCTCCGGGGATACTTCCCAATCCCCCTAAAACGATCACTCCTAAACCTTTTAATCCGAAAGCAATGCCGAAATAGGGGCCAGCGATACTAACACTAGAACCGACTAAAGTTCCTGCTAAACCTGCCAAGGCACCACTAATAAAAAAGGTAATCACAATAAATTTTTCGGGATTGATACCCAACAAACTGGCAGTGGTAACATCTTCAGCTACCGCTTGTAAAGCTTTGCCCATTTTGGTAAAATTAACCCAGTAAGTTAGTAAAGCTACCATAACTGCTGAAACCAGAAAAATAATAATCTGAATTGTGCGAATTGCCACCGGGCGATCGGCTGTACCGAAATTAATTGCGGGGGGAAGATTGCCATAGATCCCATCGGGAAAAGTATAAATTTCTGCCCCGAATAAGTATTGAATGACATTGACAATCACCACGGCTGCCCCTAGGCTAGAAACCAGAGTTAAGAGAGAATCGGAACCCCGTACCCGGAGGGGTTTAAAGGCCAATCTTTCCAGAAGAACCGAGGTGAAACCTGAAAGGATACAGCCTAGCAAGAGTGCTAAAAAAAAGGGTAAGGAAAAGGGTAATTTGGCATTAGCCAATAAACCATTAAACCCGAAAACTCCCCCCGCTAGAGCGTAGGTAAAATAGGCACCGAGGGTAAAAATTGCGCCATGGGCAAAATTGATAATCCCTAAAATGGAAAAAATCAAAGTGTAACCGAGGGCAAAAATAGCATAGACACTACCGATCGATAAACCGTTTAAAACCTGTTGAAAAATCGTTACTAGATCCATTGTCAGGGTTAGCTAGGGTAACTTTTGATTATAACTGACGGTCGCCACCACATCCGGTAAAGGACGCTGCAGTTTATATAACCAGAATAAACCGAAAATACCAACAGCGATCGCCGCCAAACTAATTATTTGTGCCATTTTCAAAAGCCCAAACATTAAACTATCGGTGCGTAGTCCCTCGATCCAGAATCTACCTAGACTGTAGGCGATAAAATAGACTAGGGTAAGGGTGCCAATTTTTAATTTACTGGGGTGTTTTAACCCCCAGAAAAATAGATAGATGAGTAGGGCAAAAACTGCCAGATTCCAGAGAGATTCGTAGAGAAAAGTGGGGTGAAAATAATCGACGGTGATATATTTTAAAGGACGACTAGCGGGAGGAATAAACAACCTCCAAGGTAAATTAGTCGGACTGCCAAAAGCTTCCGAATTAAAAAAGTTACCCCAACGTCCAATCGCTTGACCGAGAATAACTGAAGGAGCCACCAGATCGAGTAATTGCCAAAGAGAAACTCGATTAATGCGAGCAAAGATTAGGGCTGCCAGCAAACCCCCGATAATTGCCCCGTGAATAGCGATACCTCCCTTCCAAATGGCGATAATATCAGCAGGATTTTGCGCGTATTCTTGCCACTGAAAGAGAACATAGTACAAACGGGCTGCAGGTATGGCCCCCACTACTAACCAAATAGCCAAATCAGCGATTAAATCGGGATTGATCGCTCTTTTTTGGGCGAGGTACTGGGAGAGGGTGACACCCAATAATACCGCCATAGCGATGAGAAATCCATACCAGCGCACCGAAATCGGTCCGATCTCCCAGAGGATCGGGCCGGGGGACTGAAAGACAAAACCTAAGAGCATAAAATTATTAAGAATAAAAAATTTTATCTTTCCTATAGTATCTTATGCTATGATTGAATACGGTAATACATTTGCGGATGTGGCGGAATTGGTAGACGCGCTAGATTTAGGTTCTAGTATCTTTTTGATGTGTGGGTTCGAGTCCCTCCATCCGCATTAACCTTCGGGTCGATGAAGTGTAACCTGATTTGGTATTGACGACCGACGACCCAAAACAAAGACTTCTTACCGATTCAGGAGAGAGGCGACTTCTCGTTTTAGTAAATTCAGGCATTTTGTTCGATAAATAAGGATTCTTTCAGTTCAAAAACTCTTTGGTTTGTAAGTACCTAAGCAAAATTAATTACACATTTCGATAAAGCTTTTGCCTCTTGCCTATTGCCTCTTGCCTGTCTTCACTAGGAAATTTATTTTGCATGACTACTTATTTTTTCCTTTTGACGGCTGACTCAGACAATGCTGACTCAACCAGAGGTTTTAAAATTTTTTAGAGGAAGTCTAATATCATTTTGCAAAAGTAATGACAGACTTAGTTGGTCATTAAACCTCTTGCCTAATTAATTTTTGATGGTTCAAAAATGAGAAAAATAGGCTCTTCTGGTTTTCGTGTGTTAATTTTTGTTATGAATTAAAGCAAGCAAACAGCTTAAGTCGAAGATGTTCAAAATTGGTAAATCCATAACTCATTCTTTTAATAAGCTTTATTTTGGTATTCATTCCCTCAATTAATCCGTTGGTTGTCTGATTTTCAAAGTAATTACAAATACCTGGCAAATGCTTCTGGATCATCCTGGCACTACTTTGATATAATATCCCGCCTATTCTTATCCATTTTTCCAATTTTCTCTCAGCACCTCTGAACGTTCTACTACTTTGATAAATTTGTCTAATTTCTTCTTTCATTTCCCCGGCTATTCCTAAGCATGGATGTTCTTTTAAGATAACTTCTAGTTGTTGTTTTTGCTCGTCCTTTAAGTCCTCTTTATTCTTCCATAATAAATGAGGTAATCCTTTTTCATGCACCCCCATTAACTTTCTCAATTTATTAAGCTCGTCATTGATGATAGCCATTACATGAAAACGGTCATAGATGATTTTAGCATTGGGAAATAATTCCTTGATCACTGCTGTAAATCCTGACCACATATCGACGCTCACTTCTTTCACTTTCTCCCGAACTGCGTCTGGCTGTGCTTTTAAGGCTTCCATTAATTCTTCTTGCTTATGTCCTTTAATCACATCTAGTAAAATTTTCTTGTCCATATCTACGACCGTTGTGATGAAATCTTTATGTCCTTTTAAGTTACTAAATTCATCTAAGCTTATTCGTTCTGGTGCTTCCCACTCTTCCTTTTCTAGGCTCTTCGTTACTTGGTAAGTACCTAGGCAAAATTAATTACATACTCGCCTCCAAAATTGTCCAGCACTTTTTTAACGTAAGCGAGGAGGCTCTTTCGGTCTTTATAGGCGCTAAATTCAATCCATTCATATTTTAAAAATCTCCATAATATTTCAATTAAATTTAAATGAGGTGAATAAGTGGGCAACCAAAATATTTTCAAGTTTTTCTTTTCCCATTCCTCAAGTTTCTCCATAAATGCCTCGCTGGTATGAATGGAAGCTTGGTCAATTATTATGACGGTTTTTTTCTGTATATTTTGGCAATATTTATCCAGAAAATTAATAACTATCTCGCTAGTAACCGTTCCGACCTGTGTCTCATAAAATAATTGATTATCTCGTTTCATTATTCCTAAAATATTTAGTCTTTTACCTTCAATTGGTGGTAACTTTATCGTGGTTTTTTCTTCTTGCCAAGCGTAAGGAATACAAGGCTTTGAATCCCATCCCATTTCATCCAAATATCCTATCTCAATCTCTCCTCTTTTTTCCTGTTTTTTTAGTTCTTCTAAAATAGGTAGTTTGACCTCAAGCTCCCACTCATCAGGGGTTTTGGCGACCCCTCTTCTCACCCTTTTCCACCTCATGTTGATTTTTTTTATGAGTCTTTTTATCGTGTCTTTGCTTACGGTTAATTTCCATTCTTCTACAATTTTTATCTGGATTTTTTTTAAGCTTTTCGGTTCTTCTTTTACCCAGTCAATAACTTGTTGACCTTGTGCTTCTGTCAATTTAGGTTTTCTCCCTCTTCCTCGACGATTATAAAAACCAATTAGTTTTCTATCTTCCCAGG contains the following coding sequences:
- a CDS encoding DUF721 domain-containing protein; this encodes MSLHSLDKILAAITQQAGWEEYRHYEQVLQLWPKIINPRLLEQTRPFSLNRGVLSVATSSATLAQELSLQRYSLLKRLNSQLETPLSDIRFSAARWQQDSQLIPLEAIAPKSLRDHPSYVTPEKPPENPQQPDSLESWSQKILQRNRAWPICPRCQSPSPPGELERWQCCAFCFAQSGGVKDSIFL
- a CDS encoding branched-chain amino acid ABC transporter permease — translated: MDLVTIFQQVLNGLSIGSVYAIFALGYTLIFSILGIINFAHGAIFTLGAYFTYALAGGVFGFNGLLANAKLPFSLPFFLALLLGCILSGFTSVLLERLAFKPLRVRGSDSLLTLVSSLGAAVVIVNVIQYLFGAEIYTFPDGIYGNLPPAINFGTADRPVAIRTIQIIIFLVSAVMVALLTYWVNFTKMGKALQAVAEDVTTASLLGINPEKFIVITFFISGALAGLAGTLVGSSVSIAGPYFGIAFGLKGLGVIVLGGLGSIPGAVIGGLLLGIAEAFVPAEYSGYREAIAFAILFIMLLVRPQGLLGRKLIQKV
- the lgt gene encoding prolipoprotein diacylglyceryl transferase; the protein is MLLGFVFQSPGPILWEIGPISVRWYGFLIAMAVLLGVTLSQYLAQKRAINPDLIADLAIWLVVGAIPAARLYYVLFQWQEYAQNPADIIAIWKGGIAIHGAIIGGLLAALIFARINRVSLWQLLDLVAPSVILGQAIGRWGNFFNSEAFGSPTNLPWRLFIPPASRPLKYITVDYFHPTFLYESLWNLAVFALLIYLFFWGLKHPSKLKIGTLTLVYFIAYSLGRFWIEGLRTDSLMFGLLKMAQIISLAAIAVGIFGLFWLYKLQRPLPDVVATVSYNQKLP
- a CDS encoding Gfo/Idh/MocA family protein, yielding MPLMTSPRPLKIGIVGTGFAAQRRAESLQADDRAQLLYFSGNSPESIANFSQKYQISALDSAISLASHPDLDLIVIANVNQAHASIARTALKSGKHVIVEYPLAFHPAAAAELITLAETENKLLHVEHIELLGGLHQTQQQYLDSLGNIHLARYTTIAPGRPAPRRWTFHRDLFGFPLIAALSRIHRFTNLFGEVESVSCHCRYWNVPESNYFLACLCEAQLLFKNGLIAEVTYGKGEVFWQNERTFTIHGEGGSLIFEGETGQLINSEGSQALEVETRRGLFAKDTAMVLDYLFDRVPLYVTPQASLYALEVAYAAYQSSLSGKTVFLGAN
- a CDS encoding IS630-like element ISMae24 family transposase, whose amino-acid sequence is MRLIRDLNPESQKMLERIYRASKHHQVRERAKCILLSFQGTTIEELSGIFGVTRKTIYNWLTAWEDRKLIGFYNRRGRGRKPKLTEAQGQQVIDWVKEEPKSLKKIQIKIVEEWKLTVSKDTIKRLIKKINMRWKRVRRGVAKTPDEWELEVKLPILEELKKQEKRGEIEIGYLDEMGWDSKPCIPYAWQEEKTTIKLPPIEGKRLNILGIMKRDNQLFYETQVGTVTSEIVINFLDKYCQNIQKKTVIIIDQASIHTSEAFMEKLEEWEKKNLKIFWLPTYSPHLNLIEILWRFLKYEWIEFSAYKDRKSLLAYVKKVLDNFGGEYVINFA